One Lucilia cuprina isolate Lc7/37 chromosome 4, ASM2204524v1, whole genome shotgun sequence DNA segment encodes these proteins:
- the LOC124419218 gene encoding uncharacterized protein LOC124419218 produces MCHFKCSGLSGLVAEAVCKTKGLHWCCYACQKIGVEYYRFFQVTKNTFLNIQNKSSALSNEVSAYGNLFEEFKQLNCLNSPPQSSPKRRKSSRNINKFSQSPGPTSNVDDSDSITPSTSIAFSNNCATAPKPISDSVNLSQTPIKVKDGIVSDTAPTISQISNVGLKIIPPNKSIFISRFASDTTVEQINSYIKSKLNSEVDFTTHKFSYSQPRRITSFKINVPCDIYEQVVNPEFWPENTLVREYEFKEYPRKQNVAILPSGHQLNNNLNSNKTSKN; encoded by the coding sequence ATGTGTCATTTCAAGTGCAGTGGATTGTCCGGTTTAGTTGCTGAAGCTGTCTGTAAAACTAAAGGTTTACACTGGTGCTGCTATGCCTGTCAGAAAATTGGTGTTGAATATTATCGCTTTTTTCAAGTCactaaaaatacgtttttaaatattcaaaataagtcATCTGCATTATCTAATGAAGTATCTGCCTATGGAAACCTATTTGAGGAATTTAAACAATTGAATTGTCTTAATTCCCCACCACAATCTTCGCCTAAACGCCGTAAATCGTCtagaaacataaacaaattttcccaGAGTCCTGGTCCTACTTCCAATGTTGATGATTCCGACTCAATCACACCAAGTACATCAATAGCTTTTTCTAATAACTGTGCTACTGCTCCGAAACCTATTAGTGATTCGGTAAATCTATCACAAACTCCCATCAAAGTAAAGGATGGTATTGTTTCTGATACTGCTCCAACTATAAGTCAAATATCAAACgttggtttaaaaattattccgccgaataaatcaatttttatatctCGTTTCGCATCCGATACTACTGTTGAACAAATAAACTCTTATATTAAATCGAAATTGAACTCTGAAGTAGATTTCACGacacataaattttcttattcgcAACCTAGGAGGATtacatcttttaaaattaatgttccttgCGATATTTATGAACAAGTAGTTAATCCTGAATTCTGGCCTGAGAATACTTTAGTTCGTGAATATGAATTTAAAGAATATCCAAGAAAACAAAACGTTGCTATACTTCCTTCTGGTcatcaattaaataataatttaaactccaacaaaacttcaaaaaacTGA